A window of Diospyros lotus cultivar Yz01 chromosome 14, ASM1463336v1, whole genome shotgun sequence contains these coding sequences:
- the LOC127790858 gene encoding probable polygalacturonase At3g15720 isoform X1: protein MGEWPIILLLLCIVRGGVGTASSPLQSRSFNVMNYGAVGDGKADDSQAFLKAWKAVCGDDGSGVGVGVAVLVIPAKTFMLMPADFTGPCKPSNIHLQVSGNLVAPNTKWAWKGYHTDTWLSFSYVNGLTITGPGQINGQGSAWWPNACLHNEQNAANCKGPTALTFNRCNGLQLNGLTHINPQRRHITVMNCKGVAFSNLRIIAPGTSPNTDGINIAGSSAVQIRNCNIATGLVLIIRSTFTNNRFSPMARSSFSHVFSPGDDCIAISGGSSNINITGITCGPGHGISIGALGHGGFDTVEDVHVRNCTLKGTMTGVRIKSWQGGSGYARRISFQQIKFVAVSNPILIDQFYCPSRVDCQNKTSAVQLSDISYYGIVGTSATDSAINLSCSQVGAGCTNIKLDRVYIASATPGRRAYATCFNAHGRATHTKPAVKCLLH, encoded by the exons ATG GGTGAGTGGCCGATTATTTTGTTGCTGCTGTGCATAGTTCGGGGTGGGGTGGGCACAGCAAGCAGTCCTCTGCAGAGCAGGTCTTTTAATGTGATGAATTATGGAGCCGTTGGAGACGGGAAGGCTGATGATTCCCAG gCATTTCTTAAGGCGTGGAAAGCAGTGTGTGGAGATGATGGGAGTGGTGTTGGTGTTGGGGTTGCCGTGCTGGTGATACCTGCAAAGACGTTCATGCTTATGCCTGCAGATTTTACAGGCCCCTGCAAGCCATCTAATATACATCTCCAA GTTTCAGGAAACCTGGTCGCCCCGAATACGAAGTGGGCATGGAAGGGGTATCACACTGACACGTGGCTCTCCTTCTCTTACGTCAACGGCCTGACCATCACCGGACCTGGACAGATCAACGGTCAGGGCTCTGCTTGGTGGCCCAATGCTTGTTTGCACAACGAACAAAAT GCTGCAAATTGCAAAGGCCCAACT GCATTAACATTTAACAGATGCAACGGGCTTCAGCTCAACGGGCTGACCCATATCAACCCCCAAAGGCGCCACATAACTGTCATGAATTGCAAAGGCGTAGCCTTCTCTAACCTCCGGATAATTGCCCCCGGAACAAGCCCTAACACCGACGGCATCAACATCGCCGGCTCCAGCGCCGTCCAAATCCGCAACTGTAACATAGCAACAGGTTTAGTACTAATAATCAGATCAACATTCACAAACAACAGGTTTAGTCCTATGGCTCGTTCTTCATTTTCCCACGTGTTTTCCCCAGGCGACGATTGCATTGCCATAAGCGGCGGCTCCTCCAACATCAATATCACCGGCATAACGTGCGGGCCGGGCCATGGAATCAG CATCGGGGCCTTGGGACACGGAGGCTTTGACACAGTGGAAGACGTTCACGTGAGGAACTGTACATTGAAAGGAACCATGACCGGAGTTCGGATCAAGTCCTGGCAG GGAGGAAGCGGCTATGCGAGGAGAATTTCATTCCAACAGATTAAGTTCGTTGCAGTCAGTAACCCCATATTGATCGACCAGTTCTACTGCCCTAGTCGTGTCGATTGCCAAAACAAA ACATCGGCGGTTCAGCTGAGCGACATATCGTACTACGGAATTGTGGGGACTTCGGCGACAGATTCGGCAATAAATCTGAGTTGCAGCCAGGTCGGCGCCGGATGCACCAATATCAAGCTCGATCGCGTGTACATAGCGTCTGCAACGCCGGGAAGGAGGGCTTACGCCACCTGCTTCAATGCCCATGGAAGAGCTACCCATACCAAACCTGCCGTCAAATGCCTGCTTCACTAG
- the LOC127790859 gene encoding uncharacterized protein At2g34160-like has translation MEGIVEGVNNININEGKAKNRIQVSNTKKPLFFYVNLAKRYMQQHNEVELSALGMAIATVVSVAEILKNNGFAVEKKIMTSAVDMKDESRGRPVQKAKIEILLGKTEKFDELMAAQAEERESRDTDGQS, from the exons ATGGAAGGGATCGTAGAGGGAGTGAACAACATAAACATCAATGAAGGCAAGGCCAAGAATCGTATTCAGGTCTCCAACACCAAGAAACCCCTTTTCTTTTATGTCAATCTCGCTAAG AGATACATGCAACAACACAATGAAGTGGAGCTTTCGGCCCTTGGGATGG CAATTGCCACAGTTGTTAGTGTTGCAGAGATTCTGAAAAATAATGGGTTTGCTGTCGAGAAGA AAATCATGACATCTGCTGTAGATATGAAAGACGAATCTAGGGGAAGACCTGTCCAAAAAGCCAAG ATTGAGATTTTGCTGGGTAAGACGGAAAAATTTGACGAGCTGATGGCTGCTCAAGCGGAGGAGAGGGAGAGTAGAGATACCGATGGGCAGAGCTGA
- the LOC127790858 gene encoding probable polygalacturonase At3g15720 isoform X2 — protein sequence MGEWPIILLLLCIVRGGVGTASSPLQSRSFNVMNYGAVGDGKADDSQAFLKAWKAVCGDDGSGVGVGVAVLVIPAKTFMLMPADFTGPCKPSNIHLQVSGNLVAPNTKWAWKGYHTDTWLSFSYVNGLTITGPGQINGQGSAWWPNACLHNEQNAANCKGPTALTFNRCNGLQLNGLTHINPQRRHITVMNCKGVAFSNLRIIAPGTSPNTDGINIAGSSAVQIRNCNIATGDDCIAISGGSSNINITGITCGPGHGISIGALGHGGFDTVEDVHVRNCTLKGTMTGVRIKSWQGGSGYARRISFQQIKFVAVSNPILIDQFYCPSRVDCQNKTSAVQLSDISYYGIVGTSATDSAINLSCSQVGAGCTNIKLDRVYIASATPGRRAYATCFNAHGRATHTKPAVKCLLH from the exons ATG GGTGAGTGGCCGATTATTTTGTTGCTGCTGTGCATAGTTCGGGGTGGGGTGGGCACAGCAAGCAGTCCTCTGCAGAGCAGGTCTTTTAATGTGATGAATTATGGAGCCGTTGGAGACGGGAAGGCTGATGATTCCCAG gCATTTCTTAAGGCGTGGAAAGCAGTGTGTGGAGATGATGGGAGTGGTGTTGGTGTTGGGGTTGCCGTGCTGGTGATACCTGCAAAGACGTTCATGCTTATGCCTGCAGATTTTACAGGCCCCTGCAAGCCATCTAATATACATCTCCAA GTTTCAGGAAACCTGGTCGCCCCGAATACGAAGTGGGCATGGAAGGGGTATCACACTGACACGTGGCTCTCCTTCTCTTACGTCAACGGCCTGACCATCACCGGACCTGGACAGATCAACGGTCAGGGCTCTGCTTGGTGGCCCAATGCTTGTTTGCACAACGAACAAAAT GCTGCAAATTGCAAAGGCCCAACT GCATTAACATTTAACAGATGCAACGGGCTTCAGCTCAACGGGCTGACCCATATCAACCCCCAAAGGCGCCACATAACTGTCATGAATTGCAAAGGCGTAGCCTTCTCTAACCTCCGGATAATTGCCCCCGGAACAAGCCCTAACACCGACGGCATCAACATCGCCGGCTCCAGCGCCGTCCAAATCCGCAACTGTAACATAGCAACAG GCGACGATTGCATTGCCATAAGCGGCGGCTCCTCCAACATCAATATCACCGGCATAACGTGCGGGCCGGGCCATGGAATCAG CATCGGGGCCTTGGGACACGGAGGCTTTGACACAGTGGAAGACGTTCACGTGAGGAACTGTACATTGAAAGGAACCATGACCGGAGTTCGGATCAAGTCCTGGCAG GGAGGAAGCGGCTATGCGAGGAGAATTTCATTCCAACAGATTAAGTTCGTTGCAGTCAGTAACCCCATATTGATCGACCAGTTCTACTGCCCTAGTCGTGTCGATTGCCAAAACAAA ACATCGGCGGTTCAGCTGAGCGACATATCGTACTACGGAATTGTGGGGACTTCGGCGACAGATTCGGCAATAAATCTGAGTTGCAGCCAGGTCGGCGCCGGATGCACCAATATCAAGCTCGATCGCGTGTACATAGCGTCTGCAACGCCGGGAAGGAGGGCTTACGCCACCTGCTTCAATGCCCATGGAAGAGCTACCCATACCAAACCTGCCGTCAAATGCCTGCTTCACTAG